The following proteins are co-located in the Micromonospora viridifaciens genome:
- a CDS encoding DNA recombination protein RecN: MTSPASPASSPPGRRGIRVRRLRLVGPERHYQVDFVDRETDNLNSLSVIAGAFSTGKSTVLEFIDYCLGAGDYPRHPEVIAKVLHAFVELELSGTSYVIERGLGDQSGHVFLRPGRLDDGAGPPVERRPIKPPGSPDSLSSLLLMHCGLEGVQLREAPTQANSGTDPLSFRDLMGLCFLPNERVASKSLLFETQHMKALKLRQVVDVVFDVHDDRAVDLGQRIKDLETRLARARVAYEAAQQIVEEQRLGGRMDLEMARDRAAEELAVVAREQDAIDQRVAAAAGFAEAQRRRHQAAAEEARRADAMLRDRETQLRRMVPLRAQYAADVAKLTMLTEAHQLFDPLQIKVCPACLFALGRTIEVEDGACGLCHNPVADANGTLTLGDVAPPAVPEQNGATNGTAAGPSGGNCALTDVDNSLSPFDVSTELRATKARLAELTRFVDDLDADVTRLRPRVAAARTAEQQAAAEVDHATTRAISPYLAERDALARRRQDATAAAQLAAAGLQMVSSLERRANDVLRLDRSVKALREELATAGQDRTDRAAIIRTISDRFAAILADWRYPKLSGARLNDELVPFVRDLRYTSASSGGRTLISLAWILAIFEVSWESGGSHPGFLFLDSPQKNLGQTGERDAEFADTVTIADFYKHLHTWLAGRGAGAQIIIVDNAPPAEVENDVVVRYSGRADQPPYGLIDDAIA, translated from the coding sequence ATGACATCACCCGCGAGCCCCGCCTCGTCGCCGCCGGGCAGACGCGGCATCCGAGTCCGCCGGCTACGGCTCGTCGGGCCCGAACGCCACTACCAGGTCGACTTCGTCGATCGTGAGACAGACAACCTGAACTCCTTGTCCGTCATCGCCGGGGCCTTCAGCACGGGCAAGTCGACCGTCCTGGAATTCATCGACTACTGCCTAGGCGCCGGCGACTACCCCCGGCACCCAGAAGTGATCGCGAAGGTCCTACACGCCTTCGTCGAGCTGGAACTGTCCGGTACGTCCTACGTCATCGAGCGTGGCCTCGGAGATCAATCCGGCCACGTCTTCCTACGCCCCGGCAGGCTCGACGACGGCGCTGGCCCCCCTGTCGAACGACGACCGATCAAACCGCCCGGCAGCCCGGACAGCCTCTCCTCCCTCTTGCTGATGCACTGCGGGCTGGAAGGCGTCCAGCTCCGCGAGGCCCCAACCCAGGCGAACTCTGGCACAGACCCGCTCAGTTTCCGAGACCTGATGGGACTGTGCTTCCTACCCAACGAGCGCGTGGCCAGCAAGTCCTTGCTGTTCGAGACCCAGCACATGAAGGCGCTCAAACTACGGCAGGTCGTCGACGTGGTGTTCGACGTCCACGACGACCGCGCGGTAGACCTCGGACAGCGCATCAAAGACCTGGAGACACGGCTGGCCCGGGCCCGGGTGGCATACGAAGCAGCACAGCAGATCGTCGAGGAACAACGACTCGGCGGGCGCATGGACCTGGAAATGGCCCGTGACCGGGCGGCCGAGGAGTTGGCCGTCGTTGCCCGGGAGCAGGACGCGATAGACCAGCGTGTAGCCGCCGCCGCTGGATTCGCCGAGGCGCAGCGGCGGCGGCATCAAGCAGCCGCGGAGGAAGCACGTCGCGCTGATGCCATGCTTCGCGACCGCGAGACACAGCTCCGCCGGATGGTTCCCTTGCGGGCACAGTACGCCGCCGACGTGGCGAAGTTGACCATGCTCACCGAGGCCCACCAGCTCTTCGACCCGCTCCAGATCAAGGTCTGCCCAGCATGCTTATTCGCCCTCGGGCGAACCATCGAGGTCGAAGACGGGGCGTGCGGGTTGTGCCACAACCCGGTCGCCGATGCGAATGGCACGCTGACTCTCGGCGACGTAGCGCCCCCAGCCGTGCCGGAGCAGAACGGCGCCACCAACGGCACGGCTGCCGGTCCGAGCGGAGGAAACTGCGCCTTGACGGACGTCGACAACTCCCTCAGCCCGTTCGACGTCAGCACCGAGCTGCGCGCGACCAAAGCACGCCTGGCAGAGCTGACCAGATTCGTGGATGACCTGGACGCCGATGTGACCCGGCTCAGGCCGCGCGTAGCAGCCGCTCGCACCGCTGAACAGCAAGCAGCAGCCGAAGTTGACCACGCGACCACTCGGGCGATCAGCCCCTACCTCGCCGAACGTGACGCTCTTGCCCGGCGGCGCCAGGACGCCACCGCCGCGGCTCAGCTCGCCGCAGCGGGGTTGCAGATGGTCAGCAGCCTCGAAAGACGAGCCAACGATGTGCTCCGCTTGGACAGGTCGGTCAAGGCCCTTCGCGAGGAACTCGCTACTGCTGGGCAAGATCGGACAGACCGAGCTGCGATCATCCGAACCATCAGCGACCGGTTCGCCGCGATCCTGGCCGACTGGCGGTATCCGAAACTGAGTGGCGCCCGTCTGAACGACGAACTGGTCCCGTTCGTGCGCGACCTCCGATACACCTCGGCATCCTCCGGCGGCCGGACCCTGATCTCCCTCGCGTGGATCCTCGCGATCTTCGAGGTCTCCTGGGAGTCGGGTGGCTCCCACCCAGGCTTTCTCTTCCTGGACAGCCCCCAGAAAAACCTCGGCCAAACCGGCGAACGCGATGCCGAGTTCGCCGACACCGTCACGATCGCGGACTTCTACAAACACCTGCACACCTGGCTCGCCGGCCGCGGGGCCGGGGCCCAGATCATCATTGTCGACAACGCGCCGCCCGCCGAGGTCGAGAACGATGTTGTCGTGCGTTACTCCGGACGGGCGGACCAGCCGCCCTACGGCCTCATCGACGACGCGATCGCCTGA
- the ltrA gene encoding group II intron reverse transcriptase/maturase: MRERLIPKPGSLKKRRLGIPTVADRVVQASLKLVLEPIFEADFHPCSFGFRPRRRAQDAIADIHLLTSKSYEWILEADIEACFDSIDHAALMARVRRRVGDKRVLSLVKAFLKAGILTETGSREETHTGTPQGGILSPLLANIALSVLDDFAQHTWQTVMSTGVLRAKRRRHGQPNWRLVRYADDFVILVHGERRDAEQLRDEVAVVLAGMGLRLSPPKTMVVHIDEGFDFLGFRIQRHRKRGTGRRCVYTYPSKKAVTAIKDKVRTLTHSSAQADLTALLERVNGVLRGWSNYFKHGVSKRTFSYLGAFTWRRTAIWLRKRHKGLTWKQLRRRFMAGGWTITDGQLTLFNPASVTVSRYRRRSVIPNPWTPPTRRLTQPT, encoded by the coding sequence GTGCGGGAGCGGTTGATCCCGAAGCCGGGCAGCCTCAAGAAGCGCCGGTTGGGGATCCCGACCGTCGCGGACCGGGTCGTGCAGGCGTCGCTGAAGCTGGTGCTGGAGCCGATCTTCGAGGCGGACTTCCATCCGTGCTCGTTCGGTTTCCGGCCCCGCCGACGCGCTCAGGACGCGATCGCCGACATCCATCTTCTGACATCCAAGTCATATGAGTGGATTTTGGAAGCGGACATCGAGGCGTGCTTCGACTCGATCGACCACGCCGCGCTGATGGCGCGGGTGCGCCGACGCGTCGGGGACAAACGCGTGCTGAGCCTGGTGAAAGCGTTCCTCAAGGCCGGGATCCTCACGGAGACCGGCTCCCGCGAGGAGACGCACACCGGGACACCGCAAGGAGGCATCCTGTCTCCGCTGTTGGCCAACATCGCCCTGTCAGTGCTGGACGACTTCGCCCAGCACACCTGGCAGACAGTGATGTCGACGGGAGTCCTGCGAGCCAAACGCCGCCGGCACGGCCAGCCGAACTGGCGGCTCGTCCGCTACGCAGACGACTTCGTCATCCTCGTGCACGGCGAACGGCGTGACGCCGAACAGCTACGTGACGAGGTGGCCGTGGTCCTCGCCGGGATGGGCCTGCGCCTGTCTCCGCCGAAGACCATGGTGGTCCACATCGACGAGGGCTTCGACTTCCTCGGGTTCCGCATCCAGCGGCACCGGAAACGAGGCACGGGTCGGCGCTGCGTATACACGTACCCGTCTAAGAAAGCGGTCACCGCGATCAAGGACAAGGTCCGCACGCTCACCCACAGCTCAGCACAAGCCGACCTGACCGCTCTGCTGGAACGCGTCAACGGCGTACTACGAGGGTGGAGCAACTACTTCAAGCACGGCGTGTCGAAACGGACCTTCAGCTACCTCGGCGCCTTCACCTGGCGCCGAACGGCTATCTGGCTCCGTAAACGACACAAGGGCCTGACGTGGAAGCAACTCCGACGGCGCTTCATGGCCGGCGGATGGACGATCACCGACGGACAGCTCACCCTGTTCAACCCGGCCTCGGTCACCGTTTCCCGGTACCGACGCCGCAGCGTGATCCCCAACCCCTGGACACCCCCGACACGTCGCCTGACCCAGCCGACGTGA
- a CDS encoding ATP-dependent DNA ligase has protein sequence MTPARGRASAATEPVLRRPVAPMLAAPVDAVPEGPGLVHEPKWDGWRCIAFREAGGVYLQSRAGRNLTTYFPDVTRAIRAAVPPGVVLDGELIVWERGRTNFAQLQRRVTAGRDLLRLARECPAHYVLFDLLADGGGKVILDLPLAQRRARLERLLADAPAQLTVTPQTADMRQVADWLLHWTVAAGIEGVVSKRLTGRYEPGRRGWSKFRTRIVTEAIIGGVTGSISRPETALLGRFDRRGRLRYTGRSHPLTAAQAAGLARLLSPPRLPRRGKAHPWPQPLPASWSGQLDRPEPLPYVQVEPTVVAEIDADVAFEHGRWRHRVRYARHRPDISVYDVPLLLGEEEGYFGDLG, from the coding sequence GTGACTCCCGCCCGTGGGCGGGCGAGCGCGGCAACGGAACCGGTGCTGCGGCGGCCGGTCGCACCGATGCTCGCGGCGCCGGTCGACGCGGTGCCGGAGGGCCCGGGCCTGGTGCATGAGCCGAAGTGGGACGGGTGGCGGTGTATCGCCTTCCGCGAGGCCGGCGGGGTGTACCTGCAGTCGCGGGCCGGCCGAAACCTGACCACCTACTTCCCGGACGTCACCCGCGCGATCCGGGCGGCCGTTCCGCCCGGGGTGGTGCTCGACGGTGAGCTGATTGTCTGGGAGCGGGGCCGGACCAACTTCGCGCAGCTGCAACGCCGGGTCACCGCCGGACGCGACCTTCTGCGCCTGGCGCGCGAGTGCCCCGCCCACTACGTGCTGTTCGACCTGCTCGCCGACGGCGGCGGGAAGGTGATCCTCGATCTGCCGTTGGCGCAGCGGCGGGCCCGGCTGGAGCGGTTGCTCGCCGATGCGCCGGCGCAGCTGACCGTGACGCCGCAGACAGCGGACATGCGGCAGGTGGCGGACTGGTTGCTGCACTGGACCGTCGCGGCGGGCATCGAGGGCGTGGTCAGCAAACGCCTGACCGGCCGGTACGAGCCGGGCCGGCGGGGATGGTCGAAGTTCCGCACCCGGATCGTCACCGAGGCGATCATCGGCGGGGTGACCGGCAGCATCAGCCGCCCAGAAACCGCGCTGCTGGGCCGGTTCGACCGGCGGGGGCGGCTGCGGTACACCGGCCGCTCCCACCCGCTGACCGCCGCGCAGGCCGCGGGGCTGGCCAGGTTGTTGTCACCGCCGCGGCTGCCGCGCCGGGGCAAGGCGCACCCGTGGCCGCAGCCGCTGCCCGCGTCCTGGTCCGGCCAGTTGGACCGGCCCGAGCCACTGCCGTACGTGCAGGTGGAGCCGACCGTGGTGGCGGAGATCGATGCCGACGTGGCTTTTGAACACGGACGCTGGCGCCATCGGGTTCGGTACGCACGCCACCGGCCGGACATATCGGTGTACGACGTGCCGCTGCTGCTCGGCGAGGAGGAGGGCTACTTCGGCGACCTGGGGTGA
- a CDS encoding siderophore-interacting protein, translating to MSLLDRFLLNTTVGQVEPVTPRMRRIRLTGACLRGLAWAPGQHVRVRVDLTRLRSYSVFDHADGEHLDLCVLDHPAAGPGARWAREVRVGQPVTLTRPQGRLVLRDDGPYHLFVGDETASVAFAAMLRGLPADAQAHGVIEVRGPDDRLPLPRAGGLTWIRRDGPDGIVRALRELDLPAAPGVAYVAGEARACQAVRRHLRAERGWPSSALVIKPFWMPGRRGMD from the coding sequence ATGAGTCTCCTGGACCGCTTCCTGCTGAACACGACCGTCGGGCAGGTCGAACCCGTCACCCCGCGGATGCGCCGGATCCGGCTCACCGGCGCGTGCCTGCGCGGCCTCGCGTGGGCCCCCGGCCAGCACGTCCGGGTCCGCGTGGACCTCACCCGCCTACGCAGCTACTCGGTGTTCGACCACGCCGACGGCGAGCACCTGGACCTTTGCGTACTGGATCATCCAGCGGCCGGACCGGGCGCACGGTGGGCCCGCGAGGTCCGGGTCGGTCAGCCGGTGACGCTCACCCGGCCGCAGGGGCGCCTGGTGCTCCGCGACGACGGGCCGTACCACCTGTTCGTCGGGGACGAGACGGCGTCCGTGGCGTTCGCGGCCATGCTGCGCGGCCTGCCCGCCGACGCCCAGGCGCACGGCGTGATCGAGGTCCGGGGACCGGACGACCGCCTACCGCTGCCCCGGGCCGGCGGCCTCACCTGGATCCGCCGGGACGGGCCCGACGGGATCGTCCGGGCCCTACGGGAACTCGACCTGCCGGCCGCGCCCGGCGTCGCGTATGTCGCCGGTGAGGCACGTGCCTGCCAGGCCGTCCGCCGTCACCTCAGGGCGGAACGCGGATGGCCGAGCAGCGCGTTGGTAATCAAGCCGTTCTGGATGCCGGGCCGGCGCGGTATGGACTGA
- a CDS encoding MBL fold metallo-hydrolase, which produces MTKSNLALTRVANACVLVELDGHAVLTDPWFTERWYLRRGEPLGLPIADLPPLTAIVASSFAANHWDLRALAAYSGKATTPVYVSTGRMARQARALGYRQVEVLRWHDRRQLGGTVSLVAAPAGRTLRWPNNAYALIGRETRIYFGGEIRDVAHLREYRARHGSVAVALLPTNGLRPLVGPPLVMGPREAVAGAEALGARVLVPVHDAHARDLLSLVFRRHGSAADAEAMAPAGLDVVRLDPGQRWELP; this is translated from the coding sequence ATGACCAAATCGAACCTGGCCCTCACCCGGGTCGCCAACGCCTGCGTCCTGGTCGAACTCGACGGTCACGCGGTGCTCACCGACCCGTGGTTCACCGAGCGCTGGTACCTGCGCCGCGGTGAACCGCTCGGCCTGCCGATCGCCGACCTGCCGCCCCTGACGGCGATCGTCGCCAGCAGCTTCGCCGCCAACCACTGGGACCTGCGGGCGCTGGCGGCGTACTCGGGTAAGGCCACCACGCCGGTGTACGTCAGCACCGGGCGCATGGCCCGGCAGGCCCGCGCGCTGGGCTACCGCCAGGTGGAGGTGCTGCGCTGGCACGACCGGCGCCAACTCGGCGGAACTGTCTCCCTGGTTGCCGCGCCCGCCGGGCGGACGCTGAGGTGGCCCAACAACGCGTACGCGCTCATCGGGCGAGAGACCCGGATCTACTTCGGGGGTGAGATCCGGGACGTGGCGCACCTGCGCGAGTACCGGGCCCGGCACGGATCTGTGGCGGTGGCCCTGCTCCCGACCAACGGGTTACGGCCACTGGTCGGCCCGCCACTGGTCATGGGTCCTCGGGAGGCCGTCGCCGGGGCGGAGGCGCTGGGTGCCCGGGTGCTCGTGCCGGTGCACGACGCCCACGCCCGCGATCTGCTGTCGCTGGTCTTTCGCCGCCACGGGTCGGCGGCCGACGCCGAGGCGATGGCCCCGGCCGGCCTCGACGTGGTGCGACTCGACCCCGGCCAGCGCTGGGAGCTGCCCTGA
- a CDS encoding MerR family transcriptional regulator, with protein sequence MKSSRGLTIGELADRFGLATHVLRHWEGMGLLAPERDGGGQRRYGETDLARVALILMGKEAGFGLRELRTLLGTDNPMDHPELLRRHVAGLEDRIARATAAKELIEHALACPLPFDECPHAREQILARIPGH encoded by the coding sequence ATGAAGTCAAGCCGTGGGTTGACCATCGGCGAGCTGGCCGACCGGTTCGGGCTGGCCACCCATGTGCTGCGCCACTGGGAGGGCATGGGCCTGCTCGCGCCGGAACGCGACGGCGGCGGCCAGCGCCGCTATGGCGAGACCGACCTGGCCCGGGTGGCGTTGATCCTGATGGGCAAGGAGGCCGGCTTCGGGCTGCGCGAGCTGCGGACGCTGCTCGGCACTGACAACCCGATGGACCACCCGGAACTGCTGCGGCGGCACGTGGCCGGGCTGGAGGACCGCATCGCCCGGGCGACGGCCGCGAAGGAGCTCATCGAGCACGCCCTGGCGTGCCCACTACCCTTCGACGAGTGCCCGCACGCGCGCGAGCAGATCCTGGCCCGCATCCCGGGCCACTGA
- a CDS encoding ArsR family transcriptional regulator translates to MDEVAAAIADPVRRDILVMLREQRLPAGEIADRFMISRPAVSSAAIRAVAVQ, encoded by the coding sequence ATGGACGAGGTGGCGGCGGCGATCGCCGACCCGGTGCGGCGAGACATCCTGGTGATGCTGCGCGAGCAGCGGCTCCCCGCGGGGGAGATCGCCGACCGGTTCATGATCAGCCGGCCTGCCGTCTCTTCTGCCGCGATCCGCGCGGTAGCAGTTCAATGA
- a CDS encoding helix-turn-helix transcriptional regulator, protein MVSADVISRAGVLSQLRPRPEVLLLDDAEADQAQVTIIVADGVDEPTLQALRALRHQRTPAMVLVVTHIDDAGLIAAVEHGVAGIVRRCEASPDRLVCAIRAAAAGDGSVPPDLLGRLLKQVGALQRDVLAPHGLRSAGLHDREIEVLRLLADGFGTTEIAAKLSYSPRTIKNVLHDLTSRYHLRNRCHAVAYALRNGFIE, encoded by the coding sequence GTGGTCTCCGCCGATGTCATCTCCCGCGCCGGCGTGCTCAGCCAGCTGCGACCCCGCCCGGAGGTGCTGCTGCTCGACGACGCCGAAGCCGACCAGGCCCAGGTGACGATCATCGTCGCCGACGGCGTCGACGAACCCACCCTGCAGGCGCTGCGCGCGCTGCGCCACCAGCGAACCCCGGCGATGGTGCTGGTGGTGACCCACATCGACGACGCCGGGCTGATTGCCGCCGTCGAACACGGCGTCGCAGGCATCGTCCGCCGCTGCGAGGCCAGCCCGGACCGCCTCGTCTGCGCGATCCGCGCCGCCGCAGCCGGCGACGGCAGCGTCCCACCAGATCTGCTCGGCCGCCTCCTCAAACAGGTCGGAGCCCTGCAACGGGACGTGCTCGCACCACACGGGCTGCGTTCCGCCGGACTACACGACCGCGAGATCGAGGTGCTGCGCCTGCTCGCGGACGGCTTCGGCACCACCGAAATCGCGGCGAAGCTCTCCTACTCCCCGCGGACAATCAAGAACGTCCTCCATGACCTGACCAGCCGATACCACCTGCGCAACCGATGCCACGCCGTCGCCTACGCGCTGCGCAACGGCTTCATCGAGTGA
- a CDS encoding tetratricopeptide repeat protein produces MNQAEPQDAVQGYQCQPGCRTRPLHAAAVADTIGRAILRHAPRIIPATGTPTPPHLAAIHAHRVLARVTIGATAADITLTWRATPISAPGIDVERIQRVAVARNLALTEPLRARQLLHASLTGVDPATAPADPVHAEAATLLAELHLQLGHPADAIAWATYAHHSTIHLHGPTHPRSLHALHLQAVAHRRAGHHQRAYHLYRQLADHLASVDGPHAHRTLATQATTALVLHALGHCHAARTLLADTITTHRREHPGHPATAHMTQHLSHIWRDCATKGHQHQHT; encoded by the coding sequence ATGAATCAAGCCGAGCCGCAGGATGCCGTGCAGGGCTACCAATGCCAACCCGGCTGCCGAACCCGACCCCTCCACGCGGCGGCCGTCGCCGACACCATCGGCCGGGCGATCCTGCGACACGCCCCCCGGATCATCCCCGCCACCGGAACACCGACACCCCCACACCTTGCCGCCATTCACGCCCACCGCGTCCTCGCCCGCGTCACCATCGGCGCCACCGCCGCCGACATCACTCTCACCTGGCGCGCCACCCCCATATCCGCACCCGGCATCGACGTCGAACGCATCCAGCGAGTCGCCGTCGCCCGCAACCTTGCCCTCACCGAGCCGTTACGCGCCCGGCAACTCCTCCACGCCAGCCTGACCGGCGTCGACCCCGCCACCGCGCCCGCCGACCCTGTACACGCCGAAGCCGCCACACTCCTGGCCGAACTGCACCTCCAACTCGGCCACCCCGCCGACGCCATCGCCTGGGCCACCTACGCCCACCACAGCACGATTCACCTCCACGGGCCCACCCACCCGCGGAGCCTTCACGCCCTCCACCTCCAGGCCGTCGCCCACCGGCGCGCCGGACACCACCAACGCGCCTACCACCTCTACCGCCAGCTCGCCGACCACCTCGCCAGCGTTGACGGCCCGCACGCCCACCGGACCCTCGCCACCCAGGCCACCACCGCCCTCGTCCTGCACGCCCTCGGCCACTGCCACGCCGCCCGCACCCTCCTCGCCGACACCATCACCACCCACCGACGCGAACACCCCGGCCACCCCGCCACCGCCCACATGACCCAACACCTGTCCCACATCTGGCGCGACTGCGCCACCAAAGGCCACCAGCACCAGCACACCTGA
- a CDS encoding GNAT family N-acetyltransferase, with protein MRIRAARWADKDLVAALIADALHPTPLAAWLVPDPQQRRQVLTDVAAIWVEHAMFFGDIHLTDDHTAAAVGFHRYRPIPPPGHYRIRLTDAAGDHADRFDLLDSLLSTKQPTEPHYHLAFLAVRPDAQKTGRGTALLTHHRSRLDRIDLPAWTTVSSGGEHLLARYGYTPRPAITLPDGPTLQPMRRNAHYSSTTPNTTDPVDNRWQDLHA; from the coding sequence GTGCGTATCCGCGCTGCCCGCTGGGCAGACAAGGACCTGGTCGCCGCGCTGATCGCCGACGCCCTGCACCCCACCCCACTGGCCGCATGGCTGGTACCCGACCCGCAACAGCGCCGGCAGGTGCTGACCGATGTCGCCGCGATCTGGGTGGAACACGCGATGTTCTTCGGCGACATCCACCTCACCGACGACCACACCGCCGCCGCGGTCGGCTTCCACCGCTACCGGCCCATCCCACCACCAGGCCACTACCGCATCCGCCTCACCGACGCCGCCGGAGACCACGCCGACCGGTTCGACCTGCTGGACAGCCTGCTGTCCACGAAACAGCCCACCGAACCGCACTACCACCTGGCGTTCCTCGCCGTCCGCCCCGACGCCCAGAAGACCGGCCGCGGCACCGCGCTGCTGACCCACCACCGCAGCCGCCTGGACCGCATTGACCTGCCCGCTTGGACCACCGTCTCCTCCGGCGGGGAACACCTACTCGCCCGCTACGGCTACACACCCCGACCAGCCATCACCCTGCCCGACGGGCCGACCCTGCAACCGATGCGCCGCAACGCCCACTACAGCAGCACCACGCCGAACACCACCGACCCGGTCGACAACCGCTGGCAGGACCTGCATGCGTAG
- a CDS encoding GOLPH3/VPS74 family protein — protein sequence MTVPRLPLRDELFLLGHNDDTGHPHIHRQALAVGLAGAVLIDLFLAGRLVLDPHDDTRPAGERWLRLHSDQPVGDLIADSAIAAIRYGRTAPPVKVFLRRFADDLYERTRAGLVAAGILRHSTRRRFGGLARTDIYLATDTKWPVVARARLRYLARGRERPDNHTAALAGLVATLGLAEHLYLDDDTTTLTARLKAVADQHHQSVRDITAAVDAAVGDLATATYR from the coding sequence ATGACTGTTCCTCGACTGCCGCTGCGGGATGAGCTGTTCCTGCTCGGCCACAACGACGACACCGGCCACCCGCACATCCACCGTCAAGCCCTTGCCGTCGGGCTGGCCGGCGCGGTCCTGATCGACCTGTTCCTCGCCGGACGGCTCGTCCTCGACCCCCACGACGACACCCGCCCGGCCGGCGAGCGGTGGCTGCGCCTGCACAGCGACCAGCCGGTCGGGGACCTGATCGCCGACAGCGCCATCGCCGCCATCCGCTACGGACGCACCGCCCCACCGGTGAAGGTGTTCCTGCGCCGGTTTGCCGACGACCTGTACGAGCGCACCCGCGCCGGACTCGTCGCCGCCGGCATCCTCCGCCACAGCACACGTCGGCGTTTCGGCGGCCTCGCCCGCACCGACATCTACCTCGCCACCGACACCAAGTGGCCGGTCGTCGCCCGGGCCCGGCTGCGGTACCTCGCGCGAGGCCGGGAGCGACCCGACAACCACACCGCCGCCCTCGCCGGCCTCGTCGCCACCCTCGGCCTCGCCGAGCACCTCTACCTCGACGACGACACCACCACCCTGACCGCACGGTTGAAGGCGGTCGCCGACCAGCACCACCAGTCCGTGCGAGACATCACCGCCGCCGTCGACGCCGCGGTCGGCGACCTCGCCACCGCCACCTACCGCTGA